One window of Chryseobacterium indologenes genomic DNA carries:
- a CDS encoding aldehyde dehydrogenase (NADP(+)), producing MIEETSPQNIDRRIQMAVEAYQFLKNTTVKERAAFMNTVADQIEALGEELLTTAHTETSLPLARLTGEKARTTGQWRSYAKAVATGIYTEPRINLAQSDKQKGDIRKYNVGIGPVVVFGASNFPFAFSTAGGDTASAIGAGCPVIVKAHPAHPKTSQLMADAITAAVKECGWPEGIFSHITGISHDIGAYLVKHKEIRAVAFTGSFAGGKALFDMASHREDPIPVFAEMGSINPIFALPDLLENRAEAFAKEYLSSLTLGVGQFCTNPGVCIALKGESLDRFIITLKNEIQTAIPAKMLHRGIYESFEKHKTFAAEQPEVQIIATADTEINEGYGRAMVIETNAKNFMKNPVLSEEVFGPFGIIVTCETQEEMTEIAKQLKGQLTITVAATDEDARNHFMLINLLKDKCGRLLFNGMPTGVEVVYAMQHGGPFPSTTDSRFTSVGPDAVKRFIRPISFQNWPDEFLPEELRNENPLQISRIVDGEVNSESLKLQTT from the coding sequence ATGATAGAAGAAACATCACCACAAAATATTGATAGAAGAATTCAGATGGCGGTAGAAGCTTATCAGTTCCTGAAGAATACCACTGTAAAAGAACGGGCTGCCTTCATGAACACCGTTGCCGATCAAATTGAAGCACTGGGAGAAGAACTTTTGACAACGGCTCATACTGAAACATCACTGCCTTTAGCCAGACTTACTGGTGAAAAAGCAAGAACAACAGGACAATGGAGAAGCTATGCCAAAGCGGTAGCCACCGGAATATATACAGAACCAAGAATTAATCTTGCCCAATCTGACAAACAAAAAGGAGACATCCGAAAATACAATGTGGGTATAGGACCTGTAGTTGTTTTCGGAGCAAGTAATTTCCCGTTTGCTTTTTCTACAGCAGGCGGTGATACGGCAAGTGCTATTGGAGCAGGTTGTCCTGTTATTGTAAAAGCTCATCCGGCTCACCCTAAAACCTCTCAGCTCATGGCTGATGCTATAACAGCAGCCGTGAAAGAATGTGGCTGGCCTGAAGGAATCTTCAGCCATATTACCGGAATATCCCATGACATCGGGGCTTATTTAGTTAAGCATAAAGAGATCAGAGCTGTTGCATTTACCGGTTCATTTGCCGGAGGAAAAGCGTTGTTCGATATGGCGAGTCACCGTGAAGATCCTATTCCTGTTTTCGCAGAAATGGGCAGTATCAATCCAATATTTGCCCTGCCGGATTTGCTTGAAAACAGAGCAGAAGCATTCGCTAAAGAATATCTTTCATCCTTAACATTAGGAGTGGGGCAATTCTGTACCAATCCGGGAGTATGTATTGCTCTTAAAGGAGAATCTCTGGACCGTTTTATCATTACCCTGAAAAATGAAATTCAGACAGCCATTCCCGCAAAGATGCTTCACAGAGGAATTTATGAAAGTTTTGAAAAACATAAGACCTTTGCAGCAGAACAGCCTGAAGTACAAATTATTGCAACAGCAGATACAGAAATTAATGAAGGGTACGGACGTGCTATGGTGATAGAAACCAACGCCAAAAACTTCATGAAAAATCCTGTACTAAGTGAAGAGGTTTTCGGACCTTTTGGTATCATTGTAACTTGCGAAACCCAGGAAGAGATGACGGAAATCGCTAAACAACTGAAAGGACAGTTAACAATTACCGTAGCAGCTACCGATGAAGATGCCCGTAATCATTTTATGCTTATTAATCTTCTGAAGGATAAATGTGGAAGGTTACTCTTCAACGGAATGCCTACAGGAGTAGAAGTTGTTTATGCCATGCAACACGGAGGCCCTTTTCCTTCCACTACTGATTCCCGTTTTACCTCCGTAGGACCGGATGCTGTAAAGAGGTTTATCCGTCCTATTTCTTTCCAAAACTGGCCGGATGAATTTTTGCCCGAAGAACTGAGGAATGAAAATCCGTTACAGATCAGCAGAATAGTCGATGGAGAAGTCAATTCAGAATCATTAAAATTACAAACCACATGA
- a CDS encoding 4-hydroxyproline epimerase: protein MNRTFFCIDSHTCGCPVRLVAGGGPILKGKSMMERRLHFMKEYDWIRKGLMFEPRGHDMMSGSILYPPFDEENDIGVLYIETSGCLPMCGHGTIGTVTIAIEEGLIFPKIPGKLRLETPAGLILIDYIQEGKKVISVKLTNVKSFLYAENLEVDCPDLGVIKADVAYGGNFYAIIDPQENFSDISDFTASQLIHYGKMIRKLLNDKYEFIHPENEHITGLSHIQWTGNPTDPEASGRNAVLVGENALDRSPCGTGTSARMAQWYAKGKLKEDEEFIHESYIGSQFIGRIEGTATVGGKPAIIPSVEGWARITGYNHIIIDDEDPYWQGFQVM from the coding sequence ATGAACAGAACATTTTTTTGTATAGATTCACATACCTGTGGATGTCCCGTACGTCTTGTTGCAGGAGGAGGTCCTATTCTAAAAGGAAAATCCATGATGGAACGTCGCCTTCATTTTATGAAAGAATACGACTGGATCCGGAAAGGGCTCATGTTTGAACCCCGTGGCCATGATATGATGAGTGGAAGTATTTTGTATCCGCCTTTTGACGAAGAAAACGATATCGGAGTTTTATATATTGAAACCAGCGGATGTCTTCCCATGTGCGGACACGGAACGATAGGCACAGTAACCATTGCCATAGAAGAAGGTTTGATTTTTCCTAAAATTCCCGGCAAGCTGCGCCTGGAAACACCGGCAGGACTTATTCTTATTGATTATATACAGGAAGGCAAAAAAGTAATCTCTGTAAAACTGACCAATGTAAAATCCTTTCTGTATGCTGAAAATCTGGAAGTTGATTGTCCGGATCTCGGAGTAATAAAAGCGGATGTAGCTTATGGAGGAAACTTTTATGCGATTATAGATCCTCAGGAAAATTTCAGCGATATTTCCGATTTTACAGCCAGCCAACTTATTCATTATGGAAAGATGATCAGAAAATTACTCAATGACAAGTATGAATTTATTCATCCTGAAAATGAACACATTACCGGATTAAGCCATATTCAATGGACAGGCAATCCTACAGATCCTGAAGCAAGCGGGCGAAATGCTGTTTTAGTGGGAGAGAATGCTTTGGACCGTTCACCATGCGGAACAGGTACCTCTGCAAGAATGGCTCAATGGTATGCTAAAGGAAAATTAAAAGAAGACGAAGAGTTTATCCATGAAAGCTATATCGGATCCCAGTTTATCGGGAGAATTGAAGGAACGGCTACTGTTGGCGGTAAACCGGCAATTATCCCTTCAGTAGAAGGCTGGGCAAGAATCACCGGTTATAATCATATTATTATTGATGATGAAGATCCTTATTGGCAGGGATTTCAGGTTATGTAA
- a CDS encoding NAD(P)/FAD-dependent oxidoreductase: protein MTQNKGKALIIGAGIAGLSSAYYLLEKGWSVEILEQNDLTNNCSYGNAGMIVPSHFTPLAAPGVVAQGIRWMFDSKSPFYVRPSLNSDLFSWGIKFLKHSNQKHVDRSATAIRDLNLASSILYNEIASKNEFDFELNQNGILMLYKTEKVAEEEIELAHKATRMGLPVDILDKKDIQELEPNVQLDVIGGVNYKCDGHMNPMKLMKQMISYLKNKGVIFHTHHKVTGFETSGSMIKAIIANDKKFTADRFFMTGGSFLPELAQKAGIKIQLMPGKGYSFMHTPENPVNTLNHAALLLEARVAVTPMNGQIRFGGTMELASHHDKINMKRVEGIVRSIPQYLPDFQIEKPKESEIWFGYRPCAPDGLPYLGQSSKLKNLIIAGGGGMMGLSLGPIFGKTVSELANDQKPTVEIKIFNPERFN from the coding sequence ATGACACAGAATAAAGGAAAAGCACTCATTATTGGTGCAGGAATAGCAGGATTGAGCTCCGCCTATTACCTTTTAGAGAAAGGCTGGAGTGTAGAAATTCTGGAGCAGAACGATCTTACCAACAATTGTTCTTATGGCAATGCAGGAATGATTGTACCCAGCCACTTTACTCCGTTAGCAGCACCAGGTGTTGTGGCACAAGGAATCCGCTGGATGTTTGATAGCAAAAGTCCGTTTTATGTAAGGCCTTCATTGAATTCTGATCTTTTTTCCTGGGGGATAAAATTCTTAAAACACTCCAACCAAAAGCATGTGGACCGCTCAGCAACAGCCATCAGAGACCTTAATCTGGCGAGCAGCATCCTCTACAACGAGATTGCCTCAAAGAATGAATTTGATTTTGAGCTTAATCAGAATGGCATTTTAATGCTTTATAAAACAGAGAAAGTTGCAGAAGAAGAGATAGAGCTTGCTCACAAAGCAACCAGGATGGGATTACCCGTTGATATTCTGGATAAAAAAGATATTCAGGAACTTGAACCCAATGTTCAATTGGATGTTATCGGAGGGGTCAATTACAAATGTGATGGCCACATGAATCCCATGAAACTGATGAAGCAGATGATCTCTTATCTTAAAAATAAGGGCGTCATTTTTCATACTCATCATAAAGTAACAGGTTTTGAAACATCAGGAAGCATGATTAAAGCCATCATTGCCAATGATAAAAAGTTTACAGCAGACCGTTTCTTCATGACCGGAGGCTCATTTCTCCCTGAACTGGCTCAGAAGGCAGGAATCAAAATTCAGTTAATGCCAGGAAAAGGATATTCTTTCATGCATACCCCTGAAAATCCGGTCAATACCCTAAACCATGCTGCTTTATTACTGGAAGCAAGAGTGGCTGTAACTCCTATGAATGGGCAGATCCGTTTCGGTGGAACGATGGAACTGGCTTCCCATCATGATAAAATTAACATGAAAAGAGTAGAAGGTATCGTCCGGTCTATTCCTCAATATTTACCTGACTTTCAGATTGAAAAACCCAAAGAATCTGAAATCTGGTTCGGCTACAGACCCTGTGCTCCGGATGGGCTGCCTTATCTGGGACAGTCTTCCAAACTCAAAAACCTGATTATTGCAGGCGGCGGTGGTATGATGGGTTTAAGTTTAGGACCCATCTTTGGAAAAACAGTGTCAGAACTTGCCAATGACCAAAAGCCAACGGTTGAGATAAAGATATTCAACCCTGAAAGATTTAATTAA
- a CDS encoding M43 family zinc metalloprotease encodes MKKFKLLVLVSLFPIIGFAQENRPRECKADEMMKKHFELHPKSKAEYENFEKYTQDFVRKMGSDKNSSNNRINNPTYIIPVVFHVYGESQSNVKVNYQKVVDLLEQINLNFNGINTDSNTVDPDFQSIRSALSIEFRLAKIDPTGKATSGVVFHPFKGGYGNGGGYDAQIGTDAWDNIKYMNVYIQNDLYANKDLYQSGVAWYPDSYMTSVNTARVVYNGRYIFNAAGTVASNEFSDTFTHEFGHWLNLQHTFNVPCSTANPTNDGDGVADTPVENTSSGLGCSAGNNCLGQKVNVENYMGYNGSSGCYKMFTNGQVNRMLAALNHPSRMNLWQPANLAATGVANTPPRLTLSNSTFTENLNNNGAVSLDGTVASAPTSTITLKGATFAVPNGTNLTAGTHFTSSLPAGLTAAIAVTSPTTATLTINGAATSHPKSQVLNSSITFLNPAITGGITSLGSTTALALTFSYKDPYKIVTGTPLESYANPTPTTVTTNSGATWKYFIINPELSDDAGYGAWYYGANQLKLETYWKGLVCQTGTRNISLIPACTTITNANNIGYPIGTPGQLDVYTPTYTNWSGQTAYVGFRNQFEGYNINGYFKLTVGANGSGYSVSEFRYNTQPNGSITTPCALSLSTTDVDTANSETSIYPNPVSDVLNIKTKGNIKSISVYDMFGRKMNAKVTGDKVDVKHFLSGTYLIDIETSLGKSSQKFIKK; translated from the coding sequence ATGAAAAAATTTAAATTACTAGTACTTGTTTCCCTGTTTCCAATAATAGGTTTTGCGCAAGAAAACAGACCTCGTGAGTGTAAAGCAGATGAAATGATGAAAAAACATTTTGAACTGCACCCTAAATCTAAGGCTGAATATGAAAATTTTGAGAAATACACCCAAGATTTCGTAAGAAAAATGGGATCAGACAAAAATTCATCGAATAATAGGATCAACAATCCAACCTACATCATCCCTGTGGTTTTTCATGTGTATGGAGAATCTCAGAGTAATGTAAAAGTAAATTACCAAAAAGTAGTTGATTTACTGGAACAAATCAACTTAAATTTCAATGGAATTAACACGGATTCAAATACTGTGGATCCTGATTTCCAATCTATCAGATCAGCATTAAGTATTGAATTCCGATTAGCTAAAATTGATCCAACCGGAAAAGCAACAAGCGGAGTGGTATTTCACCCTTTCAAAGGGGGATATGGCAACGGAGGTGGATATGATGCACAAATTGGCACAGATGCATGGGATAATATAAAGTATATGAATGTGTATATTCAAAATGACCTATATGCTAATAAAGATTTATATCAATCAGGAGTTGCCTGGTATCCGGATTCATACATGACTTCAGTAAATACAGCCAGAGTTGTTTATAATGGACGTTATATATTTAATGCTGCAGGAACAGTGGCTTCAAACGAGTTTTCTGATACATTTACTCATGAATTCGGGCATTGGTTAAATCTTCAACACACATTTAACGTTCCATGTTCAACTGCAAACCCCACTAATGATGGTGATGGAGTTGCTGACACCCCTGTAGAAAATACTTCTTCCGGATTAGGATGTTCAGCTGGAAACAATTGTCTTGGACAAAAAGTAAACGTTGAAAACTATATGGGATACAATGGTTCTTCCGGTTGTTATAAAATGTTTACCAATGGACAGGTTAACAGAATGCTGGCTGCATTAAACCATCCTTCGCGAATGAATTTATGGCAGCCTGCCAACTTAGCCGCAACCGGAGTTGCCAATACTCCACCTAGATTAACCCTTAGCAACAGTACATTTACAGAGAACTTAAACAATAATGGAGCGGTGTCATTAGATGGAACAGTAGCATCTGCCCCTACATCAACGATTACGCTAAAAGGAGCAACATTTGCCGTACCCAATGGAACAAATCTTACTGCAGGAACACATTTCACTTCTTCATTACCAGCAGGATTAACAGCAGCTATAGCGGTTACAAGCCCTACTACTGCTACACTTACCATAAATGGTGCGGCAACCAGTCATCCTAAAAGTCAGGTCCTGAATTCATCAATTACGTTCCTGAATCCGGCTATAACAGGAGGCATAACTTCATTAGGATCGACGACAGCTCTGGCATTAACTTTTTCTTACAAAGATCCCTATAAAATAGTTACAGGAACTCCTCTGGAAAGTTATGCCAACCCAACACCAACAACAGTAACCACCAACTCCGGGGCAACTTGGAAATATTTTATCATTAACCCGGAGCTTAGTGATGATGCAGGGTATGGCGCCTGGTACTATGGAGCCAATCAATTAAAATTGGAAACTTATTGGAAAGGATTAGTTTGCCAAACAGGAACACGAAATATCAGTTTAATTCCGGCTTGCACCACTATAACTAATGCAAATAATATAGGTTACCCAATTGGTACTCCCGGACAACTTGACGTGTACACTCCTACATACACTAACTGGTCTGGCCAAACCGCTTATGTTGGTTTTAGAAACCAATTCGAGGGCTATAATATTAACGGCTATTTCAAACTAACTGTTGGGGCCAATGGTTCAGGTTATTCTGTCAGTGAGTTTAGATACAATACACAGCCAAATGGCAGTATTACAACCCCTTGTGCATTATCATTATCCACTACAGACGTTGATACAGCAAACTCAGAAACTTCTATCTATCCAAATCCGGTTTCTGATGTATTAAATATTAAAACAAAAGGGAACATCAAATCAATTTCTGTTTATGATATGTTTGGAAGAAAAATGAATGCTAAAGTTACGGGGGATAAAGTTGATGTTAAACACTTCCTAAGCGGAACTTATTTAATTGATATTGAAACTTCTTTAGGGAAATCTTCACAAAAATTCATTAAAAAATAG
- a CDS encoding GNAT family N-acetyltransferase: MHYKNDTIIIREFTPEEFPLFSTLFENENVTRYLPYKTPEEYKEMFDKAVADYETGPFSRWGIFNTQNNDFVGMCLARIFLDNPNQLEIGYTLGENYWGKGLGTEVCKALVEYCLSLNHHKDIVAVTDLDNIGSQKVLLNNKFKRIENLKREDRELAYFILQK; the protein is encoded by the coding sequence ATGCATTATAAAAACGACACCATCATCATCCGCGAATTTACACCTGAAGAATTTCCTTTGTTTTCCACTCTTTTTGAAAATGAGAATGTTACCCGCTATCTGCCTTATAAAACTCCTGAAGAATATAAAGAAATGTTCGACAAAGCAGTGGCAGATTATGAAACAGGACCCTTCAGCAGATGGGGAATATTCAACACTCAGAATAATGATTTTGTAGGAATGTGCCTGGCCAGAATCTTCCTTGATAATCCGAACCAGCTGGAAATAGGATATACTTTAGGAGAAAATTACTGGGGAAAAGGTCTTGGAACTGAGGTTTGTAAAGCGCTTGTTGAGTATTGTTTATCATTAAATCATCACAAAGATATCGTTGCTGTAACCGATCTTGATAATATAGGTTCTCAGAAAGTTCTTCTGAACAACAAGTTTAAAAGAATTGAAAACCTAAAACGGGAAGATAGAGAACTGGCTTACTTTATATTACAGAAATAG
- a CDS encoding RrF2 family transcriptional regulator, with translation MVRLARNYNQGFLPTSVIAQDENIPKKFLEQILLELKRAKLVNSKQGKVGGYYLLKSPDEVSLADIYRIFDGPIALTPCVSLNFYEACDDCVDEAVCYLRKELMIVREKTRTSMMEATLTKFITQE, from the coding sequence ATGGTCAGATTAGCAAGGAATTATAACCAGGGCTTTCTGCCAACCTCTGTTATTGCACAAGATGAGAACATCCCGAAAAAATTTCTTGAACAAATCCTTCTTGAACTTAAAAGAGCCAAACTTGTCAACAGCAAACAGGGCAAAGTAGGAGGGTACTATTTACTGAAATCACCCGATGAAGTTTCACTAGCAGACATTTACCGCATTTTTGACGGCCCAATTGCATTAACTCCATGTGTCTCTTTAAACTTTTACGAAGCTTGTGATGATTGTGTAGATGAAGCAGTCTGTTACCTCAGAAAAGAATTAATGATCGTTCGTGAAAAGACCAGAACAAGCATGATGGAGGCTACTCTGACTAAGTTTATTACTCAAGAATAA
- a CDS encoding phosphoadenylyl-sulfate reductase, translating to MENSLKNEYENLLREAAEASFQTNGLQILAERFPDKVIFSTSFSYEDQVITHLIKDLNIEIFTLDTGRLFEQTYETWTSTKAFFKKNIKAYYPDMEELREFVTENGPDSFYQSVEKRKACCNIRKVHPLRKALKGYKVWITGLRSEHSPNRQNMPQLEWDQDNKIIKFHPILHWTTEQVTEYVKNHHLPYNHLHKKGFVSIGCEPCTRAIKEGEDFRAGRWWWEDANKKECGLHIHQ from the coding sequence ATGGAAAACAGTCTGAAAAATGAATACGAAAACCTTTTGAGAGAGGCTGCTGAAGCTTCTTTTCAAACTAATGGACTGCAAATACTGGCTGAAAGATTTCCGGATAAAGTGATCTTTTCAACCAGCTTCAGTTACGAAGATCAGGTGATCACTCATCTGATAAAAGATTTAAATATTGAAATTTTTACCCTGGATACAGGAAGGCTTTTTGAGCAGACCTACGAAACCTGGACTTCCACAAAAGCTTTCTTCAAAAAGAACATCAAAGCCTATTATCCGGATATGGAAGAGCTCAGAGAGTTTGTAACTGAAAACGGGCCTGATTCTTTTTATCAGTCTGTTGAAAAAAGGAAAGCGTGCTGTAACATCCGTAAGGTTCATCCATTAAGAAAAGCACTGAAAGGTTATAAAGTATGGATTACCGGTCTTAGATCCGAACATTCCCCAAACCGGCAGAATATGCCCCAGCTGGAATGGGATCAGGATAATAAGATCATAAAATTCCATCCCATCCTTCACTGGACAACAGAACAGGTGACAGAATACGTGAAAAATCATCATTTACCCTACAATCACCTTCACAAGAAAGGATTTGTAAGCATAGGATGTGAACCCTGTACCAGGGCGATTAAAGAAGGGGAAGATTTCAGGGCAGGGCGATGGTGGTGGGAAGATGCCAACAAAAAAGAATGCGGTCTGCATATTCATCAATAA
- the cysD gene encoding sulfate adenylyltransferase subunit CysD codes for MSIQQLNYLDQLEAESIYILREVAGQFERPALLFSGGKDSIVLAHLARKAFFHGKIPFTFVHVDTGHNFPEVLDFRDQLVKQLDVNLAVRKVEDTIKSKKLTEAKGKFPSRNWLQTYTLLDTIEEFEFDACIGGARRDEEKARAKERIFSVRDEFGQWDPKLQRPELWNIFNGKIHKGENVRVFPISNWTELDIWNYIRREKIELPSIYFSHEREVVDFNGQWLANSSHVVLEPEDIITTKKIRYRTVGDMTCTAAVESNAVTIDAVIEEIVATRISERGETRIDDRVTEAAMEDRKKGGYF; via the coding sequence ATGTCAATACAGCAGTTAAACTATTTAGATCAGTTAGAAGCCGAATCTATTTATATATTAAGAGAAGTAGCAGGCCAATTTGAACGTCCGGCTTTATTATTCAGTGGAGGGAAAGACAGTATTGTACTGGCTCACCTGGCAAGGAAAGCATTTTTTCACGGGAAAATCCCTTTCACATTTGTTCATGTGGACACAGGGCACAACTTTCCGGAGGTGTTGGATTTCCGTGATCAGCTGGTAAAGCAGTTAGATGTTAATCTTGCTGTGAGAAAAGTGGAAGACACTATCAAAAGTAAAAAACTCACCGAGGCTAAAGGTAAATTTCCAAGCAGAAACTGGCTGCAAACCTATACACTTCTTGATACCATTGAAGAATTTGAATTTGATGCCTGTATCGGAGGAGCCAGAAGAGACGAAGAAAAAGCCCGCGCCAAGGAAAGAATATTTTCAGTTCGTGATGAATTCGGACAATGGGATCCCAAACTTCAGCGTCCTGAGTTGTGGAATATCTTTAACGGAAAAATCCACAAAGGAGAAAATGTAAGAGTTTTCCCTATCAGCAACTGGACAGAACTTGATATCTGGAATTATATCCGAAGAGAAAAAATTGAACTTCCTTCTATTTATTTCTCGCATGAAAGGGAAGTGGTAGATTTTAACGGCCAGTGGCTTGCCAATTCTTCACATGTTGTATTAGAACCTGAAGATATCATCACTACCAAAAAAATACGCTACCGTACCGTAGGAGACATGACCTGTACCGCAGCAGTAGAATCCAATGCAGTGACAATAGATGCCGTAATTGAAGAAATTGTAGCGACCAGAATTTCAGAACGTGGGGAAACAAGAATTGACGACAGAGTGACAGAAGCCGCTATGGAGGACAGAAAAAAAGGAGGCTACTTTTAG
- a CDS encoding sulfate adenylyltransferase subunit 1, giving the protein MDILRFITAGSVDDGKSTLIGRLLYDSKSILQDQLEVLEKHSKNKNEDGVDLALLTDGLRAEREQGITIDVAYRYFSTAKRKFIIADAPGHVQYTRNMITGASNSDLMVILIDARKGVIEQTKRHSIIASLLQLKKVAVAINKMDMVDYSEEVFESIKSEYSKIAENLGLNDVTYFPISALKGDNIVSKSSRTDWYKGNSLLEYLEEVTLNEEKNNGNRFQVQYVIRPQTEELHDYRGYAGQILSGKFTKGDKIHILPADLTTEITKIEINGIEKEEAFEGQPAVIHLAHDVDVSRGDIFVTAEQIPAVEKDLQVLLCWLDQKPLQPGNKYLLQQNSRLVKAIVKEVDYKINVNTLIHEQADSEIKLNEIVKVTLRTAQPLVYDSFTHNKTTGSAILVDETSNSTVAACIIQ; this is encoded by the coding sequence ATGGATATATTAAGATTTATAACAGCAGGAAGCGTAGATGACGGAAAAAGTACCCTTATCGGCAGACTGCTTTACGATAGCAAAAGTATTTTGCAGGACCAGTTGGAAGTTCTTGAAAAACATTCCAAAAATAAAAATGAAGATGGGGTAGACCTTGCCCTTTTAACGGATGGTCTTCGCGCAGAAAGAGAACAGGGAATCACCATTGATGTTGCCTACCGTTATTTTTCAACAGCAAAAAGAAAATTTATCATCGCTGATGCACCCGGCCACGTGCAGTATACGCGTAATATGATTACCGGAGCATCAAACTCTGATCTGATGGTTATCCTGATCGATGCAAGAAAAGGAGTGATTGAACAGACCAAAAGACATTCTATCATCGCTTCTTTATTACAATTAAAGAAAGTGGCTGTAGCCATCAATAAAATGGATATGGTAGATTATTCGGAAGAAGTTTTTGAATCCATTAAATCTGAATATTCAAAAATTGCAGAAAATCTGGGATTAAACGATGTCACTTATTTCCCCATTTCAGCATTGAAAGGAGATAATATCGTTTCAAAATCCTCCAGAACAGATTGGTACAAAGGAAATTCACTTCTTGAATATCTTGAAGAAGTAACCCTGAATGAAGAAAAAAACAATGGAAACCGTTTTCAGGTTCAGTATGTTATTCGTCCTCAGACCGAAGAACTGCACGATTACAGAGGATACGCCGGACAAATATTAAGTGGAAAATTCACAAAAGGAGACAAAATCCATATTCTTCCGGCAGATCTCACCACTGAAATTACTAAAATTGAGATCAATGGTATTGAAAAAGAAGAAGCTTTTGAAGGGCAGCCTGCAGTGATCCATCTTGCTCATGATGTAGATGTCAGCAGAGGAGATATTTTTGTCACGGCAGAACAGATTCCAGCTGTTGAAAAAGACCTTCAGGTTTTGTTATGCTGGCTTGATCAGAAACCGTTACAGCCAGGGAATAAATACCTTCTGCAGCAGAATAGCAGACTTGTGAAAGCAATTGTTAAAGAGGTAGATTACAAGATCAATGTTAACACCCTGATCCATGAACAGGCAGACAGCGAAATTAAACTGAATGAAATTGTAAAAGTTACCCTGCGAACGGCACAGCCTTTGGTCTATGACAGCTTTACCCATAATAAAACAACGGGTTCTGCCATTTTGGTGGATGAAACGTCCAATTCAACGGTAGCAGCCTGTATAATTCAATAA
- the epsC gene encoding serine O-acetyltransferase EpsC, with the protein MAISDQLTQRIHQTKQNSNHGFFDKIKTKRWVKDLYETLFLPQNDNTEDQLKRSFEALRETLSEQINTVTGDQDSTDKQVNQFFESLPDLYDQLVLDAKSIVEFDPAADSLEEVYLAYPGFFATYVYRISHQLWSQKVKIVPRVISEYAHSKTGIDIHPGATIGKSFFIDHGTGIVIGETTVIGNNVKIYQGVTLGALNVSKEKAHQKRHPNIEDDVIIYSGATILGGETTIGRESIIGGNVWITQDVPANSLVYHKSEIKIKDNTSLPESLTFVI; encoded by the coding sequence ATGGCAATTTCCGATCAATTAACGCAAAGAATTCATCAGACCAAACAAAATAGTAATCATGGATTCTTTGATAAAATAAAGACCAAAAGATGGGTTAAGGATTTGTATGAAACACTTTTCCTTCCTCAGAATGATAATACTGAAGATCAGCTGAAAAGAAGTTTTGAAGCGCTGCGGGAAACTCTTTCAGAACAGATCAATACCGTAACAGGTGATCAGGACAGTACTGACAAACAGGTGAATCAGTTTTTTGAATCCCTGCCTGACCTTTATGATCAGTTGGTACTGGATGCAAAATCTATTGTAGAATTTGATCCTGCGGCCGATTCTCTGGAAGAGGTCTATCTGGCATATCCCGGCTTTTTTGCTACTTATGTCTATCGTATTTCGCACCAGTTATGGAGTCAGAAAGTGAAAATAGTACCACGCGTCATTTCAGAGTATGCCCACAGCAAAACAGGAATTGATATTCACCCGGGAGCCACCATTGGAAAATCTTTTTTTATTGACCATGGGACAGGAATTGTAATCGGGGAGACAACGGTCATCGGGAATAATGTAAAAATCTATCAGGGAGTGACCCTAGGAGCCTTGAATGTTTCCAAAGAAAAAGCCCATCAGAAAAGGCATCCTAATATTGAAGATGATGTGATTATCTATTCTGGAGCAACCATTTTGGGTGGTGAAACTACCATAGGCAGAGAAAGCATTATCGGAGGAAATGTCTGGATAACACAGGATGTTCCAGCCAATTCATTGGTTTACCATAAAAGTGAAATAAAAATAAAGGATAATACTTCATTACCGGAATCATTAACCTTTGTCATTTAA